A window of the Salvia hispanica cultivar TCC Black 2014 unplaced genomic scaffold, UniMelb_Shisp_WGS_1.0 HiC_scaffold_306, whole genome shotgun sequence genome harbors these coding sequences:
- the LOC125198870 gene encoding uncharacterized protein LOC125198870, with translation MGNAAPRCQPDAAGRVILSDGRVVTYDEPLTAAELMLEHPQHVVVEFKPIASGKKASPLPADQKLEIRKTYLMLRIRKGKPIQLSSEEARRLILGNNVGIKSSALLSCTGLVPLFARILPAIGGRRRLRGSSDERKEVEEEERLDCFAEILEGRPEFLSRQISGKGWKPSLDPIRENAVKPKVVNWVIL, from the coding sequence ATGGGGAACGCTGCGCCGCGCTGCCAACCGGACGCCGCCGGGCGAGTGATCCTCTCCGACGGCCGCGTGGTCACCTACGACGAGCCGCTCACCGCGGCGGAGCTCATGCTGGAGCACCCGCAGCACGTGGTGGTGGAATTCAAGCCGATTGCGAGCGGGAAAAAGGCGTCGCCGCTTCCGGCGGATCAGAAGCTGGAGATCAGGAAGACGTACCTGATGCTCCGGATCAGGAAGGGAAAGCCGATCCAGCTGTCGTCGGAGGAAGCGAGGAGATTGATCCTCGGAAACAACGTCGGGATCAAATCGAGCGCGCTGCTTTCGTGCACTGGTCTCGTGCCGCTGTTCGCGCGGATTTTGCCGGCGATCGGAGGGAGGAGGAGGCTCCGGGGAAGTTCGGATGAGAGGAAAGAGGTGGAAGAGGAGGAGAGACTGGATTGCTTTGCGGAGATATTGGAGGGAAGGCCGGAGTTTCTGAGCAGGCAGATTTCGGGGAAGGGATGGAAGCCGAGTTTGGATCCGATTAGGGAGAATGCGGTTAAACCCAAAGTTGTGAATTGGGTCATTCTCTGA
- the LOC125198869 gene encoding universal stress protein A-like protein, whose amino-acid sequence MNNERKVVVAVDESEESMYALSWCLTNLVSPKTPNPNTTLVLLYIKPPIPSYSSLDVTGYLFAGDVIATMEKYSKDLANSVMKRAEAVFNTCNSTVKVEKKVGSGDAKDVICAAVDKLEADILVMGSHDYGFIKRALLGSVSNYCAKHVKCPVVVVKRPKTC is encoded by the exons atgaataatgagAGGAAAGTAGTGGTGGCAGTGGACGAAAGTGAAGAAAGCATGTATGCTCTATCATGGTGTCTCACCAATCTTGTATCACCAAAAACCCCCAATCCAAACACCACCTTAGTCCTCCTCTACATCAAGCCACCTATTCCTTCTTACTCTTCTTTAGATGTCACAG GTTATTTATTTGCAGGAGATGTGATTGCAACCATGGAGAAATACAGCAAGGATTTGGCAAACTCGGTTATGAAAAGGGCCGAGGCAGTTTTCAATACTTGCAATAGCACA GTGAAAGTGGAGAAGAAAGTTGGAAGTGGAGATGCTAAGGATGTAATATGTGCTGCAGTGGACAAACTAGAGGCAGACATCCTTGTCATGGGAAGCCATGACTATGGTTTCATAAAGAg GGCACTTTTGGGAAGTGTGAGTAATTACTGTGCTAAGCATGTAAAGTGCCCCGTAGTGGTAGTAAAGCGCCCAAAGACTTGCTAG